A genome region from Thermomonospora amylolytica includes the following:
- a CDS encoding ABC transporter substrate-binding protein has translation MRKTSRRFALLGGLLLLASAAAGCGGSDDGTAGGAVEKKKIKVATLPMVNDAPVAIALKEKLFEAEGLEVQAVPVAASTQALPGLKNGSIDVVFGNLATFLQAQDQGAMDVRIVAEGTTLTPKFMGVLVMPNSPIKTIGDLQDKKVTVHVLNNIQALTLNTIAKANNVDPKRIRYTQVIFPQMPAAMQKGDVDAIHTLEPFLTEATTKLGARLVVDGGQEPVTNLALDGYIATAEWARKNPKTAAAFQRALFKAQARATDRKVIEEVLPEFAKLDPQTARIMTMPGFPTSLNTARVQRLADLMHEQGVLKKKMDVKPLLINAS, from the coding sequence ATGAGGAAAACCAGCCGCCGTTTCGCGCTCCTCGGTGGTCTTCTCCTGCTCGCCTCGGCGGCCGCCGGGTGCGGCGGCTCCGACGATGGCACGGCGGGCGGCGCCGTGGAGAAGAAGAAAATCAAGGTGGCGACGCTGCCGATGGTCAACGACGCCCCGGTGGCCATTGCGCTGAAGGAGAAGCTGTTCGAGGCCGAGGGCCTGGAGGTGCAGGCGGTCCCGGTCGCGGCGAGCACCCAGGCCCTGCCCGGGCTCAAGAACGGCAGCATCGACGTGGTGTTCGGCAACCTCGCCACGTTCCTGCAGGCCCAGGACCAGGGCGCGATGGACGTGCGCATCGTGGCCGAGGGCACCACCCTGACCCCTAAGTTCATGGGCGTGCTGGTGATGCCGAACTCGCCGATCAAGACGATCGGCGACCTTCAGGACAAGAAGGTCACCGTGCACGTGCTCAACAACATCCAGGCCCTGACGCTGAACACCATCGCCAAGGCCAACAACGTGGACCCCAAGCGGATCCGGTACACCCAGGTGATCTTCCCGCAGATGCCGGCCGCGATGCAGAAGGGCGACGTGGACGCCATCCACACCCTGGAGCCCTTCCTCACCGAGGCCACCACCAAGCTCGGCGCCCGCCTGGTCGTCGACGGCGGCCAGGAGCCGGTGACCAACCTGGCGCTGGACGGCTACATCGCCACCGCCGAGTGGGCCCGCAAGAACCCCAAGACCGCGGCGGCGTTCCAGCGGGCGCTGTTCAAGGCCCAGGCCCGGGCCACCGACCGCAAGGTGATCGAGGAGGTGCTGCCGGAGTTCGCCAAGCTCGACCCGCAGACCGCCAGGATCATGACCATGCCGGGCTTCCCCACCTCGCTGAACACCGCCCGGGTGCAGCGGCTGGCCGACCTGATGCACGAGCAGGGCGTGCTCAAGAAGAAGATGGACGTCAAGCCGCTGCTGATCAACGCGTCGTGA
- a CDS encoding GTP-binding protein: MTSVKIVVGGGFGVGKTTFVGSVSEIQPLTTEAVMTAASAGIDDLTAVPDKTTTTVAMDFGRVTLESDLILYLFGTPGQHRFWFMWDDLVRGAIGAVVLVDTRRLSDCFAALDYFEESGLPYIVGVNGFHGEFPHTNEEIREALTIGPGIPIVQVDARSRESTKQALIVLVQHALQVHSTGPAVGAGPGWT, from the coding sequence ATGACCTCGGTCAAGATCGTGGTCGGCGGGGGGTTCGGGGTGGGCAAGACCACCTTCGTCGGTTCGGTCTCGGAGATCCAGCCGCTGACCACCGAGGCGGTGATGACCGCCGCCAGCGCCGGGATCGACGACCTGACCGCGGTGCCGGACAAGACCACCACCACGGTGGCCATGGACTTCGGCCGGGTCACGCTGGAGAGCGACCTGATCCTCTACCTGTTCGGCACCCCGGGCCAGCACCGGTTCTGGTTCATGTGGGACGACCTGGTGCGCGGGGCGATCGGCGCGGTGGTGCTGGTCGACACCCGGCGGCTGTCGGACTGCTTCGCGGCGCTGGACTACTTCGAGGAGTCGGGCCTGCCGTACATCGTGGGGGTCAACGGCTTCCACGGTGAGTTCCCGCACACCAACGAGGAGATCCGCGAGGCGCTGACGATCGGCCCCGGCATCCCGATCGTGCAGGTGGACGCCCGCAGCCGGGAGTCCACCAAGCAGGCGCTGATCGTGCTGGTGCAGCACGCCCTGCAGGTGCACTCGACCGGACCGGCGGTCGGCGCGGGCCCCGGCTGGACCTGA
- a CDS encoding STAS domain-containing protein, which yields MSELPDFDDGSLRIERTVRPFGLSLAGEIDDLTYPALVSALDRLAAEPEYGDLHLDLSRVGFCDLAGLRAMVGLAERLEAGRRVVLHAPAPPLRTVLHVVGWDDVRGLVVEG from the coding sequence GTGAGCGAGCTTCCCGACTTCGACGACGGATCGTTGCGAATAGAGCGCACGGTCCGCCCGTTCGGGCTGTCCCTGGCCGGGGAGATCGACGATCTGACCTATCCCGCGCTGGTGTCGGCGCTCGATCGGCTGGCCGCCGAGCCGGAGTACGGCGATCTGCATCTGGACCTGTCCCGGGTCGGGTTCTGCGACCTGGCGGGCCTGCGCGCGATGGTCGGCCTGGCCGAACGGCTGGAGGCGGGCCGCCGGGTGGTGCTGCACGCCCCCGCCCCGCCGCTGCGCACCGTGCTGCACGTCGTCGGCTGGGACGACGTGCGCGGACTGGTGGTGGAGGGGTGA
- a CDS encoding MarR family winged helix-turn-helix transcriptional regulator has translation MIPRGDDPVPGADAGRRASGGAGVSADIAEDVAAAVEAGAEMLQEVCDRALEELGGTVPPTQLRALLIVDRHHRLNLGALAHEMRASNSATSRLCDRLQASGLIVRESAARDRREVVISLSDAGRRLVDWARGRRRRELARIVDGMSPAGREALLHGLAAFRAALDGST, from the coding sequence GTGATCCCCCGCGGGGACGACCCCGTGCCGGGGGCGGACGCGGGACGACGGGCGTCCGGCGGGGCCGGCGTCTCGGCGGACATCGCCGAGGACGTCGCCGCGGCCGTCGAGGCGGGCGCGGAGATGCTGCAGGAGGTCTGCGACCGGGCGCTGGAGGAACTGGGCGGCACGGTGCCGCCGACCCAGTTGCGGGCGCTGCTCATCGTGGACCGTCACCACCGGCTGAACCTGGGCGCGCTGGCGCACGAGATGCGCGCCTCCAACTCGGCCACCAGCCGGCTGTGCGACCGGCTGCAGGCGTCCGGGCTGATCGTGCGGGAGTCGGCGGCGCGGGACCGCCGCGAGGTGGTGATCTCGCTCAGCGACGCGGGCCGGCGGCTGGTGGACTGGGCCCGCGGGCGGCGGCGCCGTGAGCTGGCCCGGATCGTCGACGGGATGAGCCCGGCCGGCCGCGAGGCGCTGCTGCACGGGCTGGCCGCCTTCCGGGCCGCGCTCGACGGATCGACATGA
- a CDS encoding ABC transporter permease has translation MIGRRRRAADAAPSRRIPRTGLIVRGATGVAALVAASELLGRAGIVHRDFFPPASAVLLRAAELATDPDFLTDLRITLTAWFLGLLIAIAVAVPAGVLLGSVPLVNTAVQAIVEFLRPIPSVALVPLVALLLGTELDMKLTVIVYASAWPILYNTVYGLRDVDPLAKETLRTFGFGRLAVMWRVSIPATAPFIATGVRMAAAVALILTVTAEMFGGFGDGLGVFAAQAQNVPGGIDDTLAVAVWAGLLGLAANAALVAGERRLFRWQYHGHSH, from the coding sequence GTGATCGGCCGACGGCGACGTGCGGCCGACGCCGCGCCGTCCCGGCGGATCCCGCGGACCGGCCTGATCGTCCGCGGGGCCACCGGGGTGGCGGCGCTCGTCGCCGCCAGCGAGCTGCTGGGCCGGGCCGGCATCGTGCACCGGGACTTCTTCCCGCCCGCCTCCGCCGTACTGCTGCGGGCGGCCGAGCTGGCCACCGACCCCGACTTCCTGACCGACCTGCGCATCACCCTCACCGCCTGGTTCCTCGGCCTGCTCATCGCCATCGCGGTGGCGGTGCCGGCGGGCGTGCTGCTGGGCAGCGTGCCGCTGGTCAACACCGCCGTGCAGGCGATCGTGGAGTTCCTTCGGCCGATCCCCTCGGTGGCCCTGGTGCCCCTGGTGGCGCTGCTGCTGGGCACCGAGCTGGACATGAAGCTCACCGTGATCGTCTACGCCTCGGCCTGGCCGATCCTCTACAACACCGTCTACGGCCTGCGCGACGTGGACCCGCTGGCCAAGGAGACGCTGCGGACGTTCGGCTTCGGACGGCTGGCGGTGATGTGGCGGGTGTCGATCCCGGCGACCGCCCCGTTCATCGCCACCGGGGTGCGGATGGCCGCGGCGGTCGCGCTGATCCTGACGGTCACCGCGGAGATGTTCGGCGGATTCGGCGACGGACTCGGCGTCTTCGCCGCCCAGGCGCAGAACGTCCCGGGCGGCATCGACGACACCCTGGCCGTGGCGGTCTGGGCCGGGCTGCTCGGGCTGGCGGCCAACGCCGCGCTGGTGGCCGGCGAGCGGCGGCTGTTCCGCTGGCAGTACCACGGCCACTCCCACTGA
- a CDS encoding SGNH/GDSL hydrolase family protein: MTSDASTTPPGIGGIDTYVAIGDSFTEGLQDPDPVDPDRFRGWADRLAEHIAAHRPGLRYANLAVRGKLLHQIVADQVPRAVELRPDLVTFCGGGNDMLRPGADPDALAVMFDEAVRRLRGTGAQVVIFTGFDPSGLRSGRRIRGKAATYNMHLRAIADRRGCLLVDLWPRSVLYDPRAWHEDRLHLSPEGHRRLALLVCERLGVPAEGDWREPWPPAAVVRDWREQRREDLYWARTYFLPWVQRRIQGRSSGDGRPPKRPDLLPL, encoded by the coding sequence GTGACCAGTGATGCGAGCACGACACCGCCGGGCATCGGCGGGATCGACACGTACGTGGCGATCGGCGACAGCTTCACCGAGGGGCTCCAGGACCCCGACCCCGTCGACCCGGACCGGTTCCGCGGCTGGGCCGACCGGCTGGCCGAGCACATCGCGGCGCACCGCCCCGGGCTGCGGTACGCCAACCTGGCTGTGCGCGGCAAGCTGCTGCACCAGATCGTGGCCGACCAGGTCCCGCGGGCCGTGGAGCTGCGGCCCGACCTGGTGACGTTCTGCGGGGGCGGCAACGACATGCTCCGCCCGGGCGCGGACCCGGACGCGCTGGCGGTGATGTTCGACGAGGCGGTGCGGCGGCTGCGCGGCACCGGTGCCCAGGTGGTGATCTTCACCGGTTTCGACCCCAGCGGGCTGCGCTCGGGCCGCCGGATCCGCGGCAAGGCCGCCACCTACAACATGCACCTGCGGGCCATCGCCGACCGGCGCGGCTGCCTGCTGGTGGACCTGTGGCCGCGCAGCGTGCTGTACGACCCGCGGGCCTGGCACGAGGACCGGCTGCACCTGTCGCCGGAGGGACATCGGAGGCTGGCGCTGCTGGTGTGCGAGCGGCTCGGCGTCCCGGCGGAGGGGGACTGGCGCGAGCCGTGGCCGCCGGCGGCGGTCGTACGGGACTGGCGCGAGCAGCGCCGTGAGGATCTGTACTGGGCCCGGACCTACTTCCTGCCCTGGGTGCAGCGGCGGATCCAGGGGCGGTCCAGCGGTGACGGCCGCCCGCCCAAGCGGCCCGACCTGCTGCCGCTGTGA
- a CDS encoding ABC transporter permease produces MMRLLRALVQRWLVFALGVAAWEVAARGATDPAFPPPSRIVAKMYDLWFSGPVTGLFLTEGARADILPSLTRLATALALGTVLGVVAGLALGRSAHAHAYLDPVLQFFRAIPPPLLVPVFIVLFTVGAQMQVSSIVFSVIWPILLNTADGARTVERLQIDTARVFRMRPAERLFLIIIPAAMPKIFAGLRLALSLSLILMVFSELQPATENGIGFRLYDAYTRFDYQEMWAAIALLGVLGYLFNAALMAVERRVLAWHRGVRGVTA; encoded by the coding sequence ATGATGCGACTGCTACGGGCCCTGGTGCAACGCTGGCTCGTGTTCGCCCTGGGCGTGGCGGCCTGGGAGGTCGCGGCGCGGGGGGCCACCGACCCCGCCTTCCCCCCGCCGTCGCGGATCGTGGCGAAGATGTACGACCTGTGGTTCTCGGGCCCGGTGACCGGGCTGTTCCTCACCGAGGGCGCCCGGGCCGACATCCTGCCCAGCCTCACCCGTCTGGCGACGGCACTGGCGCTCGGCACCGTGCTCGGCGTCGTCGCCGGGCTGGCGCTGGGCCGGTCGGCCCACGCCCACGCCTACCTCGACCCGGTGCTGCAGTTCTTCCGGGCGATCCCCCCGCCGCTGCTGGTGCCGGTGTTCATCGTGCTGTTCACGGTGGGCGCCCAGATGCAGGTGTCCTCGATCGTCTTCAGCGTGATCTGGCCCATCCTGCTCAACACCGCCGACGGCGCCCGCACGGTGGAGCGGCTGCAGATCGACACCGCCCGGGTGTTCCGGATGCGGCCCGCCGAGCGGCTGTTCCTGATCATCATCCCGGCGGCGATGCCCAAGATCTTCGCCGGGCTGCGGCTGGCGCTGTCGCTGTCGCTGATCCTCATGGTGTTCTCCGAGCTGCAGCCGGCGACCGAGAACGGCATCGGCTTCCGGCTCTACGACGCCTACACCAGATTCGACTACCAGGAGATGTGGGCGGCCATCGCGCTGCTCGGCGTGCTGGGCTACCTGTTCAACGCCGCCCTGATGGCGGTGGAGCGTCGGGTGCTGGCCTGGCATCGCGGGGTACGAGGGGTGACGGCATGA
- a CDS encoding DUF742 domain-containing protein, translating to MVDHGRQHFGAGPGGGGPAGPGRSGDPGWAGDHAQPAHGDRRSLVRPYTVTGGRTRPRYDLAIEALVSAAPYPPRDVTTLTPEYRAIMDLCRSWRSVAEVSALLRLPLGVARVVIADMAHEGLLRLHQSRPADAQPDVRLLERVLSGLRKL from the coding sequence GTGGTGGACCACGGCAGGCAGCATTTCGGTGCCGGACCGGGCGGCGGCGGACCCGCCGGCCCGGGGCGATCCGGCGATCCCGGGTGGGCGGGCGACCATGCCCAGCCCGCCCACGGCGACCGGCGTTCGCTGGTGCGCCCCTACACCGTGACCGGCGGGCGCACCCGGCCCCGCTACGACCTGGCGATCGAGGCGCTGGTGTCGGCGGCGCCGTACCCCCCCAGGGACGTGACCACGCTGACCCCGGAGTACCGGGCGATCATGGACCTGTGCCGTTCCTGGCGGTCGGTGGCGGAGGTCTCCGCCCTGCTGCGCCTGCCGCTCGGGGTGGCCCGTGTGGTGATCGCCGACATGGCGCACGAGGGGCTGCTGCGCCTGCACCAGTCGCGCCCGGCCGACGCGCAGCCCGATGTCCGTTTGCTTGAAAGGGTGCTCAGTGGTCTACGAAAGCTCTGA
- a CDS encoding sensor histidine kinase, protein MQGSEASRNDRPARADAGNESRLPPQRGIGLRPRNWRVTQRLVVLVLIPTVAAMALGGLRIVESTASADAYGRAERMARLGNAITAFVHEFAAERDLTARYIGSGRSGDRPDELSGQYRKTDTAADQVRQIALTVGDGFSAEAVRDARDVLNRLDTMDSLRRISTDTRAPALMVVEKYSEFIEDMIGRLDGISQGVADEPLAETVRTTASLARAKEQVSRQRALLVMAAQQHRLGGDELAALQASRAREDSELASFRQTATVPQRQLLEDTVVGPEIDQARTFRQQILSAVNTTGGPLPRSLGNARVVGPLAASMTATVDRMRTVERRLGEEALARTRDRQGAAQTAALIDGAVTAALVLLVLLITAMMARSLVRPLHRLRNTALEIASTRLPGLVERLRDPQAAAGGIEVEPIDITSADEIGQVARAFDEVHREAVRLASDEAVLRGNVNAMFVNLSRRMQSLIERQLRLIDELEQGEQDAEQLASLFRLDHLATRMRRNCENLLVLGGQEQVRRWNQPVPLIDIVRASLSEVEQYERVTLRVQGEVSVTGQAVNDLVHLVAELVENATVFSPQHTKVTVSGHLLSGGGAMLQITDNGVGIPPDELEQANWRLANPPVIDFSAARRMGLFVVGRLAQRHGIRVELRPALSGGITAFVLLPAAVIARGEAPAGIAPADPAADVPAASAAWTPTPVAAGVATDSTGPLPTTGTGRPSRRDGFGTGPQPQLRDSGPLPAVGDPSPPSRPTGNTGAQPVVGAAPPPPASGREPAPGPRHRMPDDKTGPQPIVSDTGPQQPPIGEPTLAARLPGFPPPESVPPPGPPSGPAPAAHAGGPPTGPQRPPAAEPGVSWGAAEDPAPAAPAAPAPAAERSPIFDAMESEWFQRRSAGSAREQERRWQSPGDAGWQAAEAVREPAAGGVTKAGLPKRVPGRNRVPGAVRQAQQTPAAPQQPAAGPARPAPPHKPAEVVRDRFSSLQRGVRRGRSEARSGLEPPPGGSDEIIPPGPGGSGPAQGDTERGGSA, encoded by the coding sequence ATGCAAGGAAGTGAGGCAAGTCGCAACGACCGTCCCGCACGCGCGGACGCCGGGAACGAGTCGCGACTCCCGCCGCAGCGGGGCATCGGGCTGCGCCCGCGCAACTGGCGGGTCACCCAGCGGCTGGTCGTGCTGGTCCTGATCCCCACCGTGGCGGCCATGGCGCTCGGTGGACTGCGCATCGTCGAGTCCACCGCCAGCGCCGACGCCTACGGACGGGCCGAACGGATGGCGAGGCTCGGCAACGCGATCACCGCGTTCGTGCACGAGTTCGCCGCCGAGCGCGACCTGACCGCCCGGTACATCGGCTCCGGTCGTTCCGGTGACCGGCCCGACGAGCTGTCGGGCCAGTACCGCAAGACCGACACCGCCGCCGACCAGGTGCGCCAGATCGCCCTCACCGTCGGCGACGGCTTCTCCGCCGAGGCGGTGCGCGACGCCCGCGACGTGCTCAACCGGCTCGACACGATGGATTCGCTGCGCCGGATCTCCACCGACACCAGGGCGCCGGCCCTCATGGTGGTGGAGAAGTACTCGGAATTCATCGAGGACATGATCGGCCGGCTCGACGGGATCTCCCAGGGCGTCGCCGACGAGCCGCTGGCCGAGACGGTGCGGACGACGGCCTCGCTGGCGCGGGCCAAGGAACAGGTGTCCCGGCAGCGGGCCCTGCTGGTGATGGCCGCCCAGCAGCACCGGCTGGGCGGCGACGAGCTGGCCGCGCTGCAGGCCTCGCGCGCCCGCGAGGACAGCGAGCTGGCCTCGTTCCGGCAGACCGCCACCGTGCCGCAGCGCCAGTTGCTCGAGGACACCGTGGTGGGCCCCGAGATCGACCAGGCCCGCACCTTCCGGCAGCAGATCCTGTCCGCCGTCAACACCACCGGCGGGCCGCTGCCCCGCTCGCTGGGCAACGCCCGGGTCGTCGGCCCGTTGGCCGCCTCGATGACCGCGACGGTCGACCGGATGCGCACGGTGGAACGCCGCCTCGGCGAGGAGGCCCTCGCCCGCACCCGCGACCGGCAGGGCGCCGCGCAGACCGCTGCCCTCATCGACGGGGCGGTGACCGCCGCGCTGGTGCTGCTGGTGCTGCTGATCACCGCCATGATGGCGCGGTCGCTGGTGCGTCCGCTGCACCGGCTGCGCAACACCGCGCTGGAGATCGCCAGCACCCGGCTGCCCGGCCTGGTGGAACGGCTGCGCGACCCGCAGGCCGCGGCCGGCGGGATCGAGGTCGAGCCGATCGACATCACCAGCGCCGACGAGATCGGGCAGGTGGCGCGGGCGTTCGACGAGGTGCACCGGGAGGCGGTGCGGCTGGCGTCCGACGAGGCCGTGCTGCGCGGCAACGTCAACGCGATGTTCGTCAACCTGTCCCGCCGGATGCAGTCGCTGATCGAGCGCCAGCTGCGCCTGATCGACGAGCTGGAGCAGGGCGAGCAGGACGCCGAGCAGCTGGCCAGCCTGTTCCGGCTGGACCACCTGGCCACCCGCATGCGCCGCAACTGCGAGAACCTGCTGGTCCTCGGCGGCCAGGAGCAGGTGCGCCGGTGGAACCAGCCGGTCCCGCTGATCGACATCGTGCGCGCCTCGCTGTCGGAGGTCGAGCAGTACGAGCGGGTCACGCTGCGGGTGCAGGGCGAGGTGTCGGTCACCGGCCAGGCGGTCAACGACCTGGTCCACCTGGTGGCCGAGCTGGTGGAGAACGCCACCGTGTTCTCCCCGCAGCACACCAAGGTCACCGTCTCCGGCCATCTGCTGTCCGGCGGCGGGGCGATGCTGCAGATCACCGACAACGGGGTCGGGATCCCGCCGGACGAGCTGGAGCAGGCCAACTGGCGGCTGGCCAACCCGCCGGTCATCGACTTCTCCGCGGCCCGCCGCATGGGCCTGTTCGTGGTCGGCCGGCTGGCCCAGCGGCACGGCATCCGGGTCGAGCTGCGGCCCGCGCTGTCCGGCGGCATCACCGCGTTCGTGCTGCTGCCGGCCGCCGTGATCGCCCGCGGCGAGGCGCCCGCCGGGATCGCCCCGGCCGATCCGGCCGCCGACGTCCCGGCCGCCAGCGCCGCCTGGACGCCCACCCCGGTCGCCGCCGGGGTGGCCACCGACTCCACCGGCCCGCTCCCCACGACGGGCACGGGCCGGCCGTCCCGCCGCGACGGCTTCGGCACCGGGCCGCAGCCGCAGCTGCGGGACTCCGGGCCGCTGCCGGCCGTCGGGGACCCGTCCCCGCCGTCGCGGCCCACCGGCAACACCGGCGCCCAGCCCGTGGTGGGCGCGGCGCCGCCGCCCCCGGCCTCCGGCCGCGAGCCCGCGCCCGGGCCGCGCCACCGGATGCCGGACGACAAGACGGGACCGCAGCCCATCGTGTCGGACACCGGACCGCAGCAGCCGCCGATCGGAGAGCCCACGCTGGCCGCGCGCCTGCCGGGCTTCCCGCCCCCCGAGTCCGTCCCGCCGCCGGGACCGCCGTCCGGGCCCGCGCCCGCGGCGCACGCCGGGGGCCCGCCGACCGGCCCGCAGCGGCCGCCCGCCGCCGAGCCGGGCGTGTCGTGGGGCGCGGCCGAGGATCCGGCGCCCGCCGCGCCCGCCGCGCCCGCCCCGGCCGCCGAGCGCTCGCCGATCTTCGACGCGATGGAGTCGGAGTGGTTCCAGCGCCGCTCCGCCGGCTCCGCCCGGGAACAGGAGCGCCGCTGGCAGTCGCCCGGCGACGCCGGGTGGCAGGCCGCCGAGGCGGTGCGCGAGCCGGCCGCGGGCGGCGTCACCAAGGCCGGGCTGCCCAAGCGGGTGCCCGGGCGCAACCGGGTGCCGGGCGCGGTGCGGCAGGCCCAGCAGACGCCGGCGGCGCCGCAGCAGCCCGCCGCCGGGCCGGCGCGGCCCGCGCCGCCGCACAAGCCCGCCGAGGTGGTCCGCGACCGGTTCTCCAGCCTGCAGCGCGGGGTCCGCCGAGGCCGGTCGGAGGCCCGTTCCGGGCTGGAGCCGCCGCCGGGCGGCTCGGATGAGATCATTCCGCCGGGTCCCGGTGGATCCGGGCCTGCACAGGGCGACACAGAGAGGGGAGGATCCGCGTGA
- a CDS encoding roadblock/LC7 domain-containing protein: MSRQDLNWLVTNFVERVPKAAHAVVVSSDGLPLAYSDGFPPERADQLSAIAAGLTSMTQGAAQLFDAGGVSQTVVEMERGLLFVMAIRSGAVFAVLAAPDCDLGLVAYEMTLLVERVGRVLTPALRTELGAGPPRG; this comes from the coding sequence GTGAGCCGGCAGGATCTCAACTGGCTGGTGACCAACTTCGTGGAGCGGGTGCCCAAGGCCGCGCACGCCGTCGTGGTGTCCTCCGACGGGCTTCCGCTGGCCTACTCCGACGGGTTCCCGCCCGAGCGCGCCGACCAGCTGTCGGCGATCGCCGCGGGGCTGACCAGCATGACCCAGGGGGCGGCCCAGCTGTTCGACGCGGGCGGCGTCAGCCAGACCGTGGTGGAGATGGAACGGGGGCTGCTGTTCGTGATGGCCATCCGTTCCGGGGCGGTCTTCGCGGTGCTCGCCGCGCCGGACTGCGACCTGGGGCTGGTGGCGTACGAGATGACCCTGCTGGTGGAGCGCGTCGGCCGGGTGCTGACCCCGGCGCTGCGCACCGAACTGGGGGCCGGGCCGCCCCGCGGGTGA
- a CDS encoding anti-sigma factor antagonist, producing MRQLTVTTRGREGCAVVTLRGELDIASADELRRGLQAARRAHGDHLILDLDELEFMDSHGLSVIINCHKAVTAGQGSLALTGARPIVRRTLQITGLDRRLTLYDTVEQATASLRHPADAPAP from the coding sequence GTGCGGCAACTGACTGTCACCACCCGCGGGCGAGAGGGCTGCGCCGTCGTCACCCTGCGGGGCGAACTCGATATCGCCAGCGCCGACGAGCTGCGCCGCGGCCTGCAGGCCGCCCGCCGCGCCCACGGCGACCACCTGATCCTCGACCTCGACGAACTGGAGTTCATGGACTCCCACGGACTCTCGGTGATCATCAACTGCCACAAGGCGGTCACCGCCGGGCAGGGCAGCCTGGCGCTGACCGGCGCCCGCCCGATCGTCCGGCGCACCCTGCAGATCACCGGGCTGGACCGCCGGCTGACCCTGTACGACACCGTCGAGCAGGCCACCGCCTCCCTCCGCCACCCGGCGGACGCCCCGGCCCCCTGA